From one Rosa rugosa chromosome 4, drRosRugo1.1, whole genome shotgun sequence genomic stretch:
- the LOC133743473 gene encoding protein WUSCHEL-like, with translation MYSSIFTSSHLMTQEPRTLQLMELQTPQQMEPQQQQPTEEGGNTQAAGSSANMDFWRSRTRWIPTPEQIRILKDLYYVKGFKCPSTEHIHEICLQLNQYGHVEGKNIYFWFQNVRAREKQMNRCNQAAPVPMGTSSLGTGGSIDLNFGSTGSTGAGGSIDINFGPAGGSIDINFGSTSSTDDGRSIDLNFGSTYSTGGQTSLQQRGGDHQEVQTLPLFPVHGEDVFGNLKTTSEEGSAFGYYSGGSGGYHSGSNVSLELSLNPSGAAD, from the exons atgtattcctcgatattcacatcctctcacctcatgacccaagagccacgaactctgcaactaatggagctccaaaccccgcaacaaatggaaccacaacaacagcaaccaacagaggagggaggaaacacccaagcagctggaagtagtgccaacatggatttctggcgaagccgtaccagatggattcctactccagaacaaataagaatcctcaaggatctttactacgtcaagggatttaagtgcccatctacagagcacattcacgagatctgcctccagctgaaccagtatggacatgttgagggtaagaacatttacttttggttccagaacgtcagggctcgagagaagcagatgaataggtgtaatcaggctgctccagtgcccatgggaactagttctcttggtactggtggatccatcgatctcaattttgggtccactggttctactggtgctggtggatccatcgacatcaattttgggccagctggtggatccatcgacatcaattttgggtccactagttctactgatgatggtagatccattgatctcaactttggttccacctattctactg gaggacaaacatccctacaacaacgaggaggagatcaccaggaggttcaaactcttcctctgttccccgtgcacggcgaggacgtctttggtaacctgaagactacttccgaggaaggtagcgcatttggttactattctggtggctcaggcggttaccacagtggctcaaacgtttctcttgagctcagcctcaacccatccggagctgctgactag